Proteins encoded together in one Lathyrus oleraceus cultivar Zhongwan6 chromosome 5, CAAS_Psat_ZW6_1.0, whole genome shotgun sequence window:
- the LOC127080942 gene encoding formate dehydrogenase 1, mitochondrial has protein sequence MINLPCFNLSGTLSHSVANLGSLVDIRLEGNHINGVVPSNWTSLMNMKLFDLSRAFLTKFKTQTTIPDLHVMISTPFHLAYVTAERIKKAKNLELLLTAGIGSDHIDLNVAAAVGLTVAESITGEWDVAGIAHRAYDLEGKTIGTVGAGRIGKLLLQRLKPFNCNLLYHDRLKMEPELEKEIGAKFEEDLDTMLPKCDVIAPTKLPDTERWLEGFATLDSRSI, from the exons ATGATTAATTTGCCGTGTTTTAATCTTAGTGGTACTTTGAGTCATTCTGTTGCAAATTTAGGTTCTTTAGTTGATATCAGATTGGAGGGTAATCATATCAATGGCGTAGTGCCTAGTAATTGGACCAGTTTGATGAATATGAAATTGTTTGATCTGAGTAGAGcatttttaacaaaatttaaaacaCAAACTACCATTCCTGATCTTCATGTTATGATATCTACACCATTTCACCTTGCCTATGTTACTGCTGAAAGAATTAAGAAAGCTAAGAATTTAGAGCTACTTTTGACTGCCGGAATTGGTTCTGATCACATTGATCTCAATGTTGCGGCTGCTGTTGGTTTAACCGTCGCAGAG TCTATTACAGGAGAATGGGATGTTGCTGGCATTGCACATAGAGCCTATGATCTTGAAGGAAAGACGATAGGAACGGTGGGTGCTGGACGAATCGGGAAGCTTTTACTCCAAAGGCTGAAACCTTTTAACTGTAACCTTTTATATCATGATAGACTTAAGATGGAGCCTGAATTGGAGAAAGAAATTGGAGCTAAGTTTGAAGAGGACCTCGATACAATGCTTCCAAAGTGCGATGTAATTGCTCCAACAAAGTTACCAGATACAGAGAGATGGTTAGAGGGATTTGCAACCTTAGATAGCAGATCCATATAA